One Trichormus variabilis 0441 genomic window, TATGAGTTACACCTGCTCTTTGGCTGGTGGAACAATTCTGCTTTTGGATAATCCGCTATCAATTTCTTGCAAAACTTGAAAATCTTTTTCTGGTAAGGGATAGCTAGCACTATTGAACACACCTGCACTGACAGCAGGCTGTTTTTCTAAGAAGGAGAAGGCTTGGCGAAATTGATGGGGTGCTGCTTTAATGGGTGCATCAAAATGACAGGGAATAATCCACTGAAAATCCCAACTTGCTACTTTATTAGCCCAGTGAATGGTTTCTTTTGGTGCGCGATTGAGAATCAATGTCTGTAGAACTGGCGCGACAAATAAACGCCCATCCCCCCGCAAAGCCTCAAACGATCGCCTCCAATCATCTTGCCATTTGAAAGGAAACAAGCCAAAATAAGCTCTATATGAGCGTTCTGGCGCTTTTAAGGCTTCATTCCATACCTCAGACCATTTAGGTACATCTACAGCACTGGGACGGAAATACAAAGCAAATAAGCTGATGCGTTCCCATCCCTTGCGGCGGTTGGCTTGATTGTCTACAACGATATCCGAGGCTTGATCTTTGGCGTGGAATAGCAAGGGATAGGGGTCTAATTGGACGATCGCCGGCGGATCTGCCGGTACAGAAACGACTGAATCTGTTACAAGTAAAGTATGCGATCGCTTGTGTAAAAATACCACCTCTGCAAACTTACCAGGGCCAAGGTCAATTGTATCTAATATTGCATAGTCGAACTCATCAGCAAAGGGAGCTTGGCTACTATCTTCCGGGAGTAAATGAGTGCGTTTATTCGGTAAACCCAGCCAACTGAGAGGAAGATTAAGGGGAAAACTCCACTGATTCGGCGCTACAAATACCTGTGCTTGGGGAAAATATCTGGCGAAGGGGCCGACAAATACCTTATGTTCTAGTCCCGAAATAGTTGGCAGGATGATATACTTCACATCACCGTATTCTGCCACCAATTCATTGACTAACCGGATACATTCAGGAGTAGGCGCAACAGGTGCATATACTAGTAAACCTCCCTCATCCAGTTTGACTACAGTCATCCGAATGGGGACAACAACGTAAAATATCCCCTGCATCTGGTCAAAAGTCCAGATTGTATCTTTAATAACCTCTTGCCGGAGAGTCCGCCGTTTACCGTATGGGTACAGTGGCAAAGTAAACCAGAAAGACCATGACCAATCTCTGGGATTAATTTGTTCTAGATTTTCATCATGCACCACTCCGCAACCCCCTAACTTCGCCATGTTCAAACTATTTTGATTTGAACCCCAAGAATTGGAGTTTAGCAAATTGTGGCAGCAACAAACTAGGAATTTGCGGGGAATATCTGGAGGAATGCGATCGCCTTTTTTATAGTAATCTTGTACTAAATATTATTTACAGCTTACAATCAAAGACTTTTGGCATACGATAACATCTGCCGCTATCTTACATCCGAGTACCCATTACCGTTTGTACAATGGCTACTTAACTGCAATGCAACAGATATCCAGGTTTTACCTACTGAGTTGAGTCTAGAACCCATTCGCTCTGATGCTTTGTTCCAAGTACCAGAACTCAACGTCATTCTCCACCTGGAATTTCAAACTCTCCCCACCTCTAATCCACCTCTACCAGTAAGAATGCTTGATTATTGGCTGAGAATCTATCGTAAATATGAGTGTCCGATAGAACAGGTAGTCATCTTTTTAAGACCGACTAATTCACCTACTGTTTATAACGATACCCTGGCTGTTGGCAAAACCAGACATCAATTCAGAATCATCCGTTTATGGGAGCAAAACCCCGAACCTCTGCTAAATAATCCCGCACTATTACCATTGGCAGTTTTAGCTCAAACCAATAGCCCAGAAAACATTCTAGAACAAGTAGCAGCACAGGTAGATAGAATTGAAGAAAGCGAGGAACGCAAAAACATTGCCGCTTGTGTAGAATTACTGGCTAGTATCAAGTTTGATAGACAACTAATTCAACAGTATTTAACGGAGGAACTTATGCGCGAGTCACCGCTTTATCAAGAAATTTTGCAGGAAGGAAGAGAGCAAGGATTTAGACAAGGTAAGTTAGAAACTTTGACGCGCCAGCTAACACGACGATTGGGTACAATTCCTGCGGATATACAGCAACAAATCACGCTGCTATCTATTGATCAACTCGATGCTTTAAGTGAAGCATTATTAGACTTCACTAATACTTCAGATTTGGCGAGTTGGTTACAAACTGATGCGAGGAATTTTATTTAGCTCATCATGATGAATTTTATTTTGTTTGAAAAATATTTTGCACCATTTTTTTATCAGAACTTGCAGCCGCTTTATCTAACTCGGCGATTTCTCCAGAGTCTAATTGCCAACCTAATGCACCGATGTTCTCCTGGGCTTGTTTGACAGACTTGGCACCAGGGATGGGAATAGTCCCTTTAGCGATACACCAGTTAAGCGCGACTTGAGACATGGTTTTATTTCTGGATTGTGCCACATCTTGTAAACATTGGAGAAGCGATCGCACTCCTGGCAACAACTGTCTAAACAATAAACCCCGGACACCTCTTGGAAATGGGCCTTTTTCTGAATATTTTCCTGTTAATATCCCTAAAGCTAAAGGGCTATATGCAATTAGTTTAATCCCCAGTTGATCACAAACATCTTTTAGCCCCAACTCAGTCACAGGATAGGTAGACAATAAGGAATATTGGACTTGCAGTGTCTTAATTGGTACTCCTCGCTCTGCAAACTTTTGATGTACACGTTGCAGTCTTTTAGTTCCGTAATTAGATAGTCCCACTCCCTTCACTAAACCCTGCTCATACAAATCTGCCAAACCATCTAATAGCCCTGATTCTTGCCAAGGTGCATAATTGGCAGTTGACCAGTGCATCTGTACCAAATCAACATTTCTACCCAAGCGTTGAGCAGAGGATTTACAAGCATTTATCATTGATTGGCGTGTCCAGCGCCAAGGGTAAGCCGCCAATTTGGTAGCAATGCAAATATTTTCTTGATTAACACCCTGATATTCTTGAGCAAATTGTCCTAACAGCAACTCACTACGACCGTTTAATCGTCCTGTTCCGTAGGAATCCCCTGTATCGAACAAGGTGACACCATTACTCACGCAGAGGTTAAAGACAGCTTGTAATTGCTCGTCCATACTTTCGTTATATCCCCAGAGCAATTGGTTTCCCCACGCCCAAGTTCCACAACCCATGCGAGGAAGATATAGTTCTTGGTGAGTTTGCATTATTCCCTCTGTAGATTTCCTGTATGTCTTCCTCAGTTCATTATCAGATAATGGTGGTTTAGCTGAAAACATCCAGAAGCAGAAATTTGACTGATGACTGCGAATTAACCTTTGATTTTGGCAAATAAAGCTTCGTATTGTTTTGTAGCTTCTGGTGGTAGGGGAAGCAAAAATTCACCTTTAGCAAATACTTCTTGACTATTTAGTAATAAACTACCTAATGATTCCTGAATGTCAGCAGTACCAATATTAGTGACAACTGGTGAATTGGTTTTAGTAAGTAAAGCAATTTGCCTAGCGATATTGGGTTGTAAACAAAAATCAATCCATTGCGATGATAGAGCATCTTGAGTAATTTCTTTGGGGCTTACCCACAAGTCTGCCCAGATGGACGTTCCAGAACGGGGAATCACAAGGCTGAGTTGGGGATAACGCGCCAAAACTGGGATTACATCACTTGACCAACCAACTGCTAGCCAAGTATCTCCAATAATCAGAGGTTCTAAATAGGTATTGGAACTGTAGAATTTTACTTGCTGATTTAAGGTTTGCAGTTCTTTTTCTAAATCTGGGACTGTTGCGAGGTTTTCTATGTTGTATGATTTTCCTAGTTTCTTTAAGACTAAACCTATCACCTCTCTTGGTTGGTCTAGTAAAGAAATACGCGATCGCAGTTCATTACGCCACAAATCACTCCAATCTTGGGGTGTCCATCCCAATTTCTTAAACTTCTCACGGTCATAAACAATTACTGTACTACCCCAGCGATAAGGCGCAGCCCAAACTTTTCCTTGTGGGTCTGGAATACCTTGCTCATTACGCGTTACTAGCTCTCGCCATCTTGAATCTAAGCCAGACCATTGTTTTAATTGCGCTGTCTCTATGGGTTGAATTAGTTTTCTCTCAATTGCTGTTGTTAACCAATAATCTCCTAATGTCACCAAATCAGCTAGAGGAAATGTTTGAGATTGCCTAAATGGGATGAATCGAGTCCATTCTTGCTCATTGTGAGCTTTTGGGTTATGCTGCCAATTTATCAATCGTTTATATAACTCTTCTAGTTGTTCAACTGGTGCAAACTTTAACTGCGCCTGTTGTTTTAAACTTTGGCGAAATTTATTAACTACTTGACCAGGGATAGAACCTTTTAATAACTGAACGTTTAGTTGTGTCTGGTTATTTCCAGTACAGCCTACGAGTAGTTGTGATAAAGTCAGACCACCCAAGCTTAATAAAAAAGACCGTCTATCCATTGATTTAGGAATATACATATATATAAATTAAACAGAGATAGTAAAGCTTAAAGGACTCAAGCAGCTAGTATAGCTCTTTCATCCCTGAAGGCTTTTTCTAAAAATTCAATAGCTAGTAGATGGACAATTGTCATAGTTTCCTCATGGCTCAACTCTAATGCTTATACCATAAAGTATTTATTAATACAATTTTGCTCAAAAACTTCTATAAAGAGATATAAATCCAGATGATCAATCACATTCTGGCATGATGCGACCGTTAGTTGATCAAGCTCTAAATGTTTACCCAGTAAAGCTTTCCCTTTCTTAATCCCTCACTTCTTAACATTACTTAATTAAAAAATGAGCAGAATATTTATAAAGTATTTAATTATTTTGATAAGTGAATAAATATGTTTCCTTATTCAAAGGAAAGTTTGAAACATTAAATAATTCATAAGTATATTTAACATTGTCAGTAAATTGAATAACATAGAGAAAATGTGCGGACGAGGGTATTAAATGGAGTCATTACAACAACAAATCCTGGCTATGAGTCATAAGCTGGATGCCCTCTACCAGGTTATTGAGCAGCTTGATGTGAGAGTTGCTCAAGCTTTTTCGGAATGTTCTTTAGCCAGAACCGAAGCAAAAGATAATTATCTGGAGAATAATGAGGCTGGTAACTACCAGTTCAAAGGACAGATTGGTTTTAATCAGGAACTAGAACATAAGGACGTATTGATAGACGGTGTTTACCTAGACATGAGCCGTCAAAGTGGAGAAAAAATCATATCACCAGAAATTCAAATACAACGACTAACGGCACAATTAACCGCAGCTTACAATCGAATTGCAGCTTTAGAAGAACAATTACTTAGAGAAAGAATTCACTAACCTAATTAATCAAAAGTCAATCTATCAAGGATTTACCGGTAACTTGATTGAGTCCGGTATTTTTTTGGTGATTCCTTTTTCCCTAATCTCTATTTATCAGGAAGACGTTGAATCTGGTTTTCAATTGCTTGTAAAAGTTGATGTTGTTGCCAATTCTTGTAAAGATTAGCGGCTATGCAGGCAGCACCAGCACCTACGCCTTCCTTGACGAATCCTTGCTCATAGGCTTGGAGTTGGGGGTATTGAGAGTCAGAAAAACTCAGTTGGGTAGCCAAAAGTGAAGGAGTTGTCATCTGAGGATATTGACTGTTTTTACCTATATTTAGGGCTAATTCTACCGTACCGCCCGTTGAGTCTTCTGCTACCCAACGGGTTGTACCTACTACCACGACTGTGGGTTGCCAAAATAAATTGTAAGTTTGAGCGATCGCACTTGCCAGAGCATAAACCGCTAACATTTGTGTACCGCCAGCTAACATTACACCACAACTGCGACTAGCGGCGATCGCCATTCCCGCCACCACAATCTGCATGGGATCACCAACTGCGGCGACTAGTTTGAGGGGATCGATTGGGGATTTGTCCCCCCTGCACCCTGCTCCCTGCCCCCCTGCCTCTTTCCCCGCCTCCAAACCTTGCTGTACCACTTGCCATTTCTGCTCATGGTTACAAACTGGGTGACTGCTGTTAACTTTACCTGCTGCATTTATGCCCAGACCAGTTAAAATTGCCAATGCAGTGGTAGTACCACCAACAACACATTCGCTGAGAATTACATATGCTTCTGGAACTTCAGCCGCTAGGCGTTCCCCCCAAAGTAAACCTTGCTTAAATAGATGTTCTACAGTGGTTAATTCCATCGCCGCGCCTGTACTCAAACATTTAGCAGGACAACCACCTAAATCAATTGCTGGTATGGCTGGGGACTGAGGTAAACCCGCATTAAATAAATAAATTGGTATTTTGAATGCTTCTATCACAGCGCGGGATATGAGGACAGGGGATGCACCAGCTGTTAGTGGTGGTAGAGGATATTGGGGCTGATATTCTGCACCGTAGTATAAAAATTCAGCATCAGCACAAGCAGTATACTTTCGATCCTCTGGGGTGCGACCAGCCGCCGAAATCCCCGGAATTAGACCAGTTTCCGTAAAACCGAGAATACAAGTAAATAAAGGCAGGCGATCGCTATATCGTCGCAACCAAGCCTCACCCTGTTCAATTTCAGTATAAATGCGAATAGTCATTGGTCAGTTGTCAGTTGTCATTTGTTAGTTGTCACTTGTCAGTTGTCAACGGTCAAACAAGAAGGTTTTGGACTAATGACTATGGACTAATGACTATGGACTAATGACTAATTTTCAATAATCCATAAGAACTTGTACCCAACGAGGTGGACGGGGAATGGGATTTCCTAAGCGATCTAAGAGTAGCCACGCTGCCAAGTGTACAACAAACAGATAAATAAAGTTATTGATGATAATCAATGCTACTGCCCCAAACTGGATCAAAAGTACACTAGGACTATTTAATAATCCCAGTTTCAAGAATATCCACTCTATGAGTTCTGTTACTTGGGTAATTAAATAAATCCACAGGTCTTCTCCCGACAACACAGACAACAACCACAACCGAAAAAAGACCCCTAAAGTACCCAACAGCGTACCCAGTGTGATCGAAACAATCCAGGGAGCGCGACGATACCATGTTGCTCCTAGCAGCACACCCATAAACGCAAAAGGCATGACGAACAACAGACTACGGACTGGCCCCATCAGTACAGACAATAATAAACCAGAAGTAACAGCCGCCATCCATGCTGCTCGTTTACCCCAACGCAGATAAACTAATGCAATGGGTACAGGAAAAAATATCCGCAACACCGGACCAAGGGGAAAGTAAAAATTGATAAACCAAATCAGGCTAGCGGTGCTTGCTAAGAAAGCCGTCTCTACCATCCTTAAGGGCGCATCAACTTTCAACTGGGGAGATAGTAAATTGTGTTGCTCTCCGCCGTTGGTCTGAGCATTATGTTTCTGTGGCTCTTGCTGATCTGATGGTGGATTTTGGGGATTTAGAGATTCAGGGGATGTTTCTTCCTCTGGCTCATCTGGCAGAGAATCTAAAATACTCATCTTGAAAATTCGTTAAATTAACATTTTCTCTAAGGCTGACAAATCTGGAATACAAATAGTGTCTTGATCTCGCTTAATCAAGCCTTTTTTTTCTAACCTTGTCAATACCCTGGTAACAGTTTCTCGTGCCAACCCGCTCAAACTACTTAGCTCTCGATGAGGTAAATTAGGGAGTTCCGTTCCGGTTTGTCCTCGTTTTCCTTGACCTTCCGCTAAAAACAGCAAAGTGTCTGCTACCCGCGACTGACTATCAGATTCCCGCAGTCGCAAACGCCGATTTACTTGTCGCAAGCGCCGAGCCATCAACTGAGATAAACGCACTCCCGCCAAAGGTTCTGTATGTAGTAACTTGACAAAATCTTGAGAAGGCATACTACCAATCATCGTGGTAGTCAAAGTAATTACATCAGTGGATCGAGGTACTTCATCTAGTGCTGCCATTTCACCAAACAATTCTCCCGTACCCAGAATATTCAATGTCACCTCTTTCCCTTCGAGATTATAAGTACGGATTTTTACCCAACCTTCGACTATAAAATATACAGAGCCGCCCCAGTCGTTTTCTAGTAGTATGACCTGATTAGCTGGGTGTGTACGAGTGACAAGGTGATTGAGGGCTAATTCTACAGCAGTTTCTGGTAGCCCTTGAAAAAAGGGAGCCGAGATCATCCAAGGATTAGCAGGTGACTGCAAGCTATATCGGTCTTCCATTACGACATTATGATAATTAAGCGGCTATATGTAAAAAATTAAAACGCTATATTTTAGCCTAAGCGATTGAGTAATAGTTATTACACAAAGGTCTTATTTAAAATCGTATCTTATGGTTTCCATCTGCGTTACCCCTATACACGCAGTTGCTTTCCGCTTTCATTAGGTAGTGAGTATGCACTGATGACAAGAGGAAAGATGAAAAAGGGGCTAAGGACATATCAATTCAGAACTAAAAAATTTTTTCTTCTGCTATCCTGCACCCTCATACTCGTTTCCCAGATACTTTTCTAGTACCTAACTTAATTGACCGAAAATTGCCGAACAACCTTAATGATACTCAAAGTAGTTAATTTTTGCTAATAAATCTATACCAGGGGTTGCCATTCAGGAACTTTTGCATCAAAACATAATTACTGTTGTCACCAAGAAGCATCTCATCAAGGCGTGATTTTAAGATTTGTGACAGCATAACTCTTCATTGGCAAGGATTTTAAGTGTAGTTGCCTCGTCTTATCAGCAAAGTACTGCTATATAATAGGCAATTTGCTTGGCGGTTTGGTTTTTTTTATGTTTTCATACTATGAAGTCCAAGAGACTGTAACATCGTCTGAGAAACTGACTGGAAAAAGTGTTGAGTGCTGTTAGCGGTAGCAGGGCATTAAGCAGCGTCTTGAATCACAATTCTAAAACCTGATCTAAGCGCCTCTTTTTCACTTTTGATAGTTACCAATTGACGGTATTGGCGGCAACCCCAGGGAATGCCACAAATATCGGTCATAAATAAAACAAATGCGCTGACTAACTCTCAGTAATTTTATTGATTGTAAATTAATTTTCTAATCCAGTTAACCTAACATTTGTAGCTAAGGTAATTTAAAGTGACTTCCCGCACTGATGAAATTCAAAAATTGATTGCAGATATTGACAATTTGCTCAACAGCAATGGCAAGCGCCTGTCTAGGCTTTTGTCTAGTCAGGCGCAAGAGCCAAAAGAGGTTTTAGAAAAAGTTCGTAATTTTTTGGTCAGTCTCCAAGGGAGTGAAACATCAGAGAATGAACCAAATCATAATTCCCGGCTGTTGACAAAATTTGTTGAACAAGGTCAAAA contains:
- a CDS encoding Crp/Fnr family transcriptional regulator, which produces MEDRYSLQSPANPWMISAPFFQGLPETAVELALNHLVTRTHPANQVILLENDWGGSVYFIVEGWVKIRTYNLEGKEVTLNILGTGELFGEMAALDEVPRSTDVITLTTTMIGSMPSQDFVKLLHTEPLAGVRLSQLMARRLRQVNRRLRLRESDSQSRVADTLLFLAEGQGKRGQTGTELPNLPHRELSSLSGLARETVTRVLTRLEKKGLIKRDQDTICIPDLSALEKMLI
- a CDS encoding DUF4351 domain-containing protein — encoded protein: MAYDNICRYLTSEYPLPFVQWLLNCNATDIQVLPTELSLEPIRSDALFQVPELNVILHLEFQTLPTSNPPLPVRMLDYWLRIYRKYECPIEQVVIFLRPTNSPTVYNDTLAVGKTRHQFRIIRLWEQNPEPLLNNPALLPLAVLAQTNSPENILEQVAAQVDRIEESEERKNIAACVELLASIKFDRQLIQQYLTEELMRESPLYQEILQEGREQGFRQGKLETLTRQLTRRLGTIPADIQQQITLLSIDQLDALSEALLDFTNTSDLASWLQTDARNFI
- a CDS encoding extracellular solute-binding protein gives rise to the protein MDRRSFLLSLGGLTLSQLLVGCTGNNQTQLNVQLLKGSIPGQVVNKFRQSLKQQAQLKFAPVEQLEELYKRLINWQHNPKAHNEQEWTRFIPFRQSQTFPLADLVTLGDYWLTTAIERKLIQPIETAQLKQWSGLDSRWRELVTRNEQGIPDPQGKVWAAPYRWGSTVIVYDREKFKKLGWTPQDWSDLWRNELRSRISLLDQPREVIGLVLKKLGKSYNIENLATVPDLEKELQTLNQQVKFYSSNTYLEPLIIGDTWLAVGWSSDVIPVLARYPQLSLVIPRSGTSIWADLWVSPKEITQDALSSQWIDFCLQPNIARQIALLTKTNSPVVTNIGTADIQESLGSLLLNSQEVFAKGEFLLPLPPEATKQYEALFAKIKG
- a CDS encoding aldo/keto reductase, which translates into the protein MQTHQELYLPRMGCGTWAWGNQLLWGYNESMDEQLQAVFNLCVSNGVTLFDTGDSYGTGRLNGRSELLLGQFAQEYQGVNQENICIATKLAAYPWRWTRQSMINACKSSAQRLGRNVDLVQMHWSTANYAPWQESGLLDGLADLYEQGLVKGVGLSNYGTKRLQRVHQKFAERGVPIKTLQVQYSLLSTYPVTELGLKDVCDQLGIKLIAYSPLALGILTGKYSEKGPFPRGVRGLLFRQLLPGVRSLLQCLQDVAQSRNKTMSQVALNWCIAKGTIPIPGAKSVKQAQENIGALGWQLDSGEIAELDKAAASSDKKMVQNIFQTK
- a CDS encoding DUF2232 domain-containing protein produces the protein MSILDSLPDEPEEETSPESLNPQNPPSDQQEPQKHNAQTNGGEQHNLLSPQLKVDAPLRMVETAFLASTASLIWFINFYFPLGPVLRIFFPVPIALVYLRWGKRAAWMAAVTSGLLLSVLMGPVRSLLFVMPFAFMGVLLGATWYRRAPWIVSITLGTLLGTLGVFFRLWLLSVLSGEDLWIYLITQVTELIEWIFLKLGLLNSPSVLLIQFGAVALIIINNFIYLFVVHLAAWLLLDRLGNPIPRPPRWVQVLMDY
- a CDS encoding DUF4336 domain-containing protein, with translation MAKLGGCGVVHDENLEQINPRDWSWSFWFTLPLYPYGKRRTLRQEVIKDTIWTFDQMQGIFYVVVPIRMTVVKLDEGGLLVYAPVAPTPECIRLVNELVAEYGDVKYIILPTISGLEHKVFVGPFARYFPQAQVFVAPNQWSFPLNLPLSWLGLPNKRTHLLPEDSSQAPFADEFDYAILDTIDLGPGKFAEVVFLHKRSHTLLVTDSVVSVPADPPAIVQLDPYPLLFHAKDQASDIVVDNQANRRKGWERISLFALYFRPSAVDVPKWSEVWNEALKAPERSYRAYFGLFPFKWQDDWRRSFEALRGDGRLFVAPVLQTLILNRAPKETIHWANKVASWDFQWIIPCHFDAPIKAAPHQFRQAFSFLEKQPAVSAGVFNSASYPLPEKDFQVLQEIDSGLSKSRIVPPAKEQV
- the cobT gene encoding nicotinate mononucleotide-dependent phosphoribosyltransferase CobT, encoding MTIRIYTEIEQGEAWLRRYSDRLPLFTCILGFTETGLIPGISAAGRTPEDRKYTACADAEFLYYGAEYQPQYPLPPLTAGASPVLISRAVIEAFKIPIYLFNAGLPQSPAIPAIDLGGCPAKCLSTGAAMELTTVEHLFKQGLLWGERLAAEVPEAYVILSECVVGGTTTALAILTGLGINAAGKVNSSHPVCNHEQKWQVVQQGLEAGKEAGGQGAGCRGDKSPIDPLKLVAAVGDPMQIVVAGMAIAASRSCGVMLAGGTQMLAVYALASAIAQTYNLFWQPTVVVVGTTRWVAEDSTGGTVELALNIGKNSQYPQMTTPSLLATQLSFSDSQYPQLQAYEQGFVKEGVGAGAACIAANLYKNWQQHQLLQAIENQIQRLPDK